Part of the Hevea brasiliensis isolate MT/VB/25A 57/8 chromosome 16, ASM3005281v1, whole genome shotgun sequence genome is shown below.
ATTTGGAAGAACCAGAAGCATCTCTGTTTGTGCTTTTGTTAGGACCTTGCTTTCCAAGCAAATTGTAATCAATGAGTCCACCATCAGTGGTCTGAGGCTTTGCTCCTGCTAAACTGTTGTAAGGAGGGATCAATCCTCTTCCAAAACTATTCATTCCTCGATCAGTGGTCTGAGGCCTTGCTCCTGCTAGACTGTTGTGAAAAGGGATCAATCCTCTTCCAAAACTATTCAGTCCTCCATCAGTGGTCTGAGGCCTTGCTCCTGTTAAACTGTTGTGAGGAGGGATCAATCCTATACCAAAACTATTCATTCCTCCACCAGTGGTCTGAGGCCTTGCTCCTGCTAAACTGTTGTGAGGAGGGATCAATCCTCTTCCAAAACTATTCATTCCTCCATCAGCAGTCTGAGGCCTTGCCCCTGCTAAACTGTTGTGAGGAGGGATCAATTCTCTTCCAAAATTATTCATTCCTCCGTCAGTACAGACCATCTTTCCTTTGTAAGAACCAGGAGGGTTAGAAATGATATTGCAAGGCATTTGACCACCATTACCACCATTCAGATAAGCAGGATTCTGGAGGGCCGATGGTGCAGGAAGTAGACTATCAGCAGTCTTACCAAAACCTGGTGGTGGTGTTGGAGTCCAAGAAAGAATATTTGGAGCTTCAATTGGACATTTTCCTAGTTTCTTGTTGGCAACACTTTGAGCTGTTGGTCCTAGATCTTTAACAAATTTCATTAGACTTTCTGCATATTGGGGACCTGCATTTGAAACCTAGGCATCCATCCACTCAAATAAATCAGCATACACCtaaggataaaaataaataataaatcgcATGcttgtctcttcatgaaaaacttACTTGGGCCAGTGGTTTTGGGGCATTATAAACTGTTGAAACAAGCTTCTCATTCTCACTGAGCGAGGAATTCTGAGACAAATATGTCATACGCCTCTCAGTTGCAGAGGAATTTGATTCCCTAACATCTCTTGTCACTGTTGAAATCAAGCAAGAATAAAATGTGTTGAGTTTACTTCTTTATAAGGATAAATAAATGCTTATATATCTAGCTTGTATTTCTACAAAATTAATAACATCCTCTTAAAGTCATTGGACTAGCAGCTCAGAAGGGAGTTAGGACTTCAAACCTTAGTACTAGAAATTACTTTATCACATACCAGGAACAATTCCGTAACTCGTTTGGCCAATGTAAGGCTTGTATTGGGGTAAAGGATTGGCAGTTCTCTTGAGAGATGGTTCATTAAGGGAAATACCATCTTTGTAAGTCGCAGTTTTAGCGGTCCTAGAGCGCAAACCTCCAGCTTCACTTTGTGGCTTTCTACCAGGGCGTCTTCTTGTCCGCGAGTACTCCAATTGAAAGTTTTCAGGTTCAGTTCTCAAAGCATGGAAAAGCCTTTGAGCCAATTCACTTATAGCTCTAGCCTGGAAGCAATAACGTTTGCATTAATGGACATTCCTAAAAAACTTATTGGTATGATCATCAAGCTGCAGGTTTGAAAAACAAATAATAAGCCTACCTCTGTATAATACACTGTTGTTGAAGAATTGAACTTCATTGCATTGCTGGATATCAGAAATACATCACGCTGCAGGATGATTCAGAGAATTTAAAAATCATTTTTAGTGGAGTATGTGAAGTTCTTGACACAGCATTCAAGCTGATAGATAATTCTCAATTAATGACTAGCAGGGCAAGCATGGTACTTGTACTAATATACTGAAGGAAATAAAGCaccagaaaagaaaataaggtattatttataagaatttatataaattcttCTGATTTTGAAGCAAACCTCAAACTGTTGTAAGCTTGTATACATTCCTTCTTGAAGTTTAGCCCTCATTGTGCCAAAATCCATTGGCTCTTTAATAATACTGTAATAGCCAACCACCTTCCATAGTAAAAGAAATAATGGGTTCACtatgaattaaaattttttcaGGGTAACAGCAGTTGCATACACAACAATAGAAATGAACTGCCAACCTCTTGAGGATCAACTGGCTGTGCAAAAATTTCTTGTGTGTCTCTCCTGTGACAGAAAAAATGACTTgagattatatataaatttaaaaaaaaaaaaaaaaggattcttATGCTATTCATATATTACTCAAGAAGATCAGAATAAGAATATGAAGTAATTTACCTCTGCAGTATGTCAAGGACAAACTCCAGTGTCTGTTTCTTCGGTATCCGTTGCAGAGATGGCGAATTTTCCGTTTGTTCTTCGAAAATAAAGTGGATTAATTAGAACTAAAAACTCAGAAAACAGGATTATATTATGCATATGTTTTCAACTGAGCTTTAAAGGGCTCACCAGCTTTTGTTGCATAATCTTCAGGTTTTGGTTCTTCTCCTTCCTGTTTTACAGCTAAATGTAAGAGTATGCTAGAATATAACCTTACACAAATGGTTGAGAAAATGAAGAACTCTTATCAAGGAATCTTGGTAGTTGATTAAAGTTTAATATTGTAATGGAAGCACTTATATAGGAACTTCTATTTCAggaaaaataaatcatcaattaccAATGGATATTAGATCTCTAGGACAAGAGGGCTGACACAATCTGATTTCCTTCTGATAGTCAATGCTAATAATATATGTTGGGGTATATATTCTCAAATtaatttgacttttttttttcactcCAAACATGGTTGAGAATGAGGTATAAGAATGAAGATTCTCCATTTGCAGCCTATAAATTGAATGAGATTAATAATTCTCCACTAAAGTTTAACTTATATGTGGAAAATATTTAGTCAAAAAATATTTTTGATTATTTAattacaatattaaattaatgatatatatatttatataacttatatataagtgttttcatatttcaataaaattatcaaaatttagaaaatggaaaatatagaaaataaaaaaggaagtcattttccttaaaaataacttaatttttcatATGTTCATTAATCTTTCTGAGTGCTTCAAATGGTAGAAAAATGTGCCTCGAAACAAATGCAGCCTAAGAGTTTTAATTTAGTAATATTAAAGTTATCACCAAAGCTAATGAGGTCTCGAATTCGAATCTAATCaggaataataataatattaataataataataatctggaCAGGTTTGATGAGTTATTAATATGACAAATGAAAGAACATGTTTGGCCAAACATATGATGATGAACACATAGTTTACTTGCATGTCAAAGACCACAAGCTAATGATAATTAGTAATGAAAAATTATAGAATTATCTTTATTAACTGTAAGTTGAAACAGCTTTGCATTTCAGAAAGACTTTCATAGAAACAGCTTAAACAATTGTCTTTATTTATTGTAAACACTGAACAGCATCAAATGAGTAATTAAGAGAAGAACTCTCATAGATAATTAGTTATAGAAGTGATAATAAAAGGCCGTTATTGAACTTAATTATACACATTAGTGACCAAGAAGATCAGCAATGACTACaaagataaatttatttattgaagTCAGCAGGAGAAAAACTACTGTAGAAAGCAACTGTAGAGCCAAAAAGTGCAACGAATAAAtgcaaaataaataaacaaatcaaaaaatatatataaaataaagctAGTCTTAAAAATTTCACCAAGAATAACAAGTTGCATTTTATTCATCTGTCACCTTATCATTTATAATGATTTTTGGAGTTACTTAATCATTATAACTGTCAGTGTTTTTGCATGTggatttattaatttttagtttttaatatttaaattattaatatatttataagtaatattaataattataatataataaatataaatttaatattatataaattatcaaaAGGTATATTTCTAAAATGCATTAGAAATATATAAAAtgttaaaagaaataattattagaTAAACGTATATTAATAtcccaaataattaaaaaaattattaaaaaaaattaaaacataaaaaatatacttccatttaaaaaattacaattaatttattttaaatataatattatcaatCAATACATTTTGTTAATAAACTCATTCTTTATGGATGGTAATATATGGTGaataatatttttgcataaatgattttataaaaaaaaaacaatgtaaaaagtttttaaataatgcatttaatcacaaaggcattaatttttaaaaatcaaactttaaagaaaataataatttaaatcataaaaattaagataataatgtcaataataatactaattaaaaaaaatttaaaaaaataattaacataaagagAATTATGGTAATatgtgataaataatatttttgtataaataaatttataaaaaaagtaatataaaaatttttaaataatgcaTTAATCATAaagatcttaatttttaaaaataaaaatttaaagaaaataataatttaaatcataaaaatcaaaataataatattaatactaataataattaaaagaaaaaaattaaataattagcataaaaaaataattatatacttATTTATGGAGAGTGACATGTAGCAAATactttaataattaaaagaaaaagtaaaataaaaaattaaataattagattaAAAGAAAGTTATATATTCATTTATGAAATGTGCCATGTATGCCATGTAGTAAATTTTTTAAGGAATGTCTCACATGCTAACACAATAAAATTATCtgcttactttatatatatatatattaaaatgaaataatatattataGTAAATTAATTACTTTCAAAACATAAATCAATAGGCaaccttctcattttctactacgTACTTAAactttcatattaaaaaaaattatgacaatttttacAACTTAATTAATACTTGGAAAAACTAAAActtatagttaaaaattatataaaccaATATTatacattaaaaattaaaactagCCACTTCCTATTGTACATATAAAATACAATATCTAACTAAGGTATTAAATGAAGATAAAAACAATTTGTTCAAATATCACTAGGGTAATGTTTATattactaaaatttttatttatataaattttgctAATATCTTATTCTTTATATGCATTTTCATtttatatttattctttatatttattttctttatatt
Proteins encoded:
- the LOC110654170 gene encoding uncharacterized protein LOC110654170, which encodes MTYLSQNSSLSENEKLVSTVYNAPKPLAQVSNAGPQYAESLMKFVKDLGPTAQSVANKKLGKCPIEAPNILSWTPTPPPGFGKTADSLLPAPSALQNPAYLNGGNGGQMPCNIISNPPGSYKGKMVCTDGGMNNFGRELIPPHNSLAGARPQTADGGMNSFGRGLIPPHNSLAGARPQTTGGGMNSFGIGLIPPHNSLTGARPQTTDGGLNSFGRGLIPFHNSLAGARPQTTDRGMNSFGRGLIPPYNSLAGAKPQTTDGGLIDYNLLGKQGPNKSTNRDASGSSKSSDNMDLFIATLMQISAIQNRTNHTPSGTYFPLTGYEDFPSAPLSQINKESQSWLLNNRSQPTSLPYQTSQLSSTSKATSSTSSLSGFPNGEGSSNAAPAATAFNQNMPMEWKQSAATQNVLLQQQAQVLPTQEKPMFNAMNFVGGAKPQGHQAESSSQGFWKAIQSSLMDNKKQPDLDLQL
- the LOC110654161 gene encoding uncharacterized protein LOC110654161, with protein sequence MVKKDTTEGSRKSARILAMEEKARLRAIQKQTKASSSSPPAAKKRGRKRKSLQAVVTNSVSASPQQEGEEPKPEDYATKAEQTENSPSLQRIPKKQTLEFVLDILQRRDTQEIFAQPVDPQEVVGYYSIIKEPMDFGTMRAKLQEGMYTSLQQFERDVFLISSNAMKFNSSTTVYYTEARAISELAQRLFHALRTEPENFQLEYSRTRRRPGRKPQSEAGGLRSRTAKTATYKDGISLNEPSLKRTANPLPQYKPYIGQTSYGIVPGM